A single region of the Legionella oakridgensis ATCC 33761 = DSM 21215 genome encodes:
- a CDS encoding CoA-binding protein — protein MMDDKIKQFFTSKGYAVVGASTNREKYGNKVLRCYLQHHKKVIPVHPKETMIEGVPCVQTINNLPDDVYSISMVTPPAITEKIVEQAIAKGIKNIWMQPGAESEKAMNECVENNINVIANGPCILAVMGYKDR, from the coding sequence ATCATGGATGATAAAATAAAACAGTTTTTTACTTCCAAGGGTTATGCAGTCGTTGGAGCATCAACCAATCGTGAAAAATATGGTAACAAAGTGTTGCGTTGTTATTTACAGCATCATAAAAAAGTGATTCCAGTTCATCCGAAAGAAACAATGATTGAAGGAGTACCATGTGTACAAACCATCAACAATTTACCCGATGATGTTTATAGCATTTCAATGGTGACACCTCCTGCCATCACTGAAAAAATAGTTGAGCAGGCTATTGCGAAAGGCATAAAAAATATATGGATGCAGCCTGGAGCAGAAAGCGAAAAAGCAATGAACGAATGCGTGGAAAATAATATCAACGTTATAGCCAATGGGCCATGCATATTGGCGGTGATGGGTTATAAAGACCGTTAA
- a CDS encoding hydrolase, with amino-acid sequence MLLKKEESCLLLVDVQEKLTPYVIKPDALVARCQWLMRLAHELHVPLLISEQYPRGLGHTVTALKELASAGKCIDKVYFSSYREEAFVHCWQEINKKQVVIAGIETHVCVLQTAMEMKEAGIDVFVVADAVSSRYDIDHKYGLKRMKANGIHLVTAEMVFFEWVRHAGTAQFKALSQTFLR; translated from the coding sequence ATGTTGTTGAAAAAAGAGGAATCTTGTTTGTTGTTAGTGGATGTGCAAGAAAAATTAACTCCTTACGTTATAAAACCGGATGCTTTGGTTGCTCGTTGTCAATGGCTAATGCGATTGGCTCATGAGCTTCATGTTCCTCTCTTAATTAGTGAACAATACCCCCGGGGGTTAGGTCATACAGTTACAGCATTAAAAGAATTGGCATCTGCTGGAAAGTGTATTGATAAAGTTTATTTTTCCAGTTATAGAGAAGAAGCATTTGTTCATTGTTGGCAGGAAATCAATAAAAAACAAGTGGTTATCGCCGGTATCGAAACCCACGTTTGCGTATTGCAAACGGCTATGGAAATGAAGGAGGCTGGCATAGACGTTTTTGTGGTGGCTGATGCCGTAAGCAGTCGATATGACATTGATCATAAATATGGGCTTAAGCGCATGAAGGCAAATGGCATTCATTTAGTTACGGCGGAAATGGTATTTTTTGAATGGGTAAGGCACGCAGGTACAGCACAATTTAAAGCATTAAGTCAAACCTTTTTACGCTAA
- a CDS encoding SDR family oxidoreductase, whose amino-acid sequence MNLDDQIAVVTGGASGMGRACAQLLRQRGVRVAIWDQQTKDMDDDIIFCDVSSEQAVERALHETITRVGIPRICINCAGVAPAKRMVGKAGAMPLDEFKKVIDVNLIGTFNVMRVVAAAMTELEVIGDSAERGVIINTASIAAYEGQIGQIAYSASKGGVVAMTLPAARELAQFGIRVNTIAPGLIATPMLLNMPQEVQQSLADTVPFPKRLGKPEEYAALVLHIIENSMLNGEVIRLDGALRMQPK is encoded by the coding sequence ATGAATCTTGATGATCAAATCGCAGTCGTCACCGGTGGGGCTTCCGGGATGGGGAGAGCGTGTGCTCAACTGTTAAGGCAGCGTGGTGTCCGCGTGGCCATTTGGGATCAACAGACCAAAGACATGGATGACGATATTATTTTTTGTGATGTGAGTTCTGAACAGGCTGTAGAACGGGCATTGCACGAGACCATCACCCGAGTTGGAATTCCCAGAATATGTATAAACTGTGCGGGAGTTGCGCCAGCTAAACGCATGGTAGGAAAAGCGGGCGCTATGCCTTTGGACGAGTTTAAGAAGGTCATTGATGTCAACTTGATAGGAACTTTTAATGTCATGAGAGTGGTTGCTGCTGCCATGACAGAGCTGGAAGTTATTGGTGATTCAGCCGAGCGCGGGGTTATCATTAATACCGCTTCCATTGCTGCTTATGAAGGTCAAATAGGACAAATAGCTTACAGCGCCTCCAAAGGAGGCGTTGTAGCGATGACTTTACCCGCAGCGCGTGAGTTGGCTCAATTTGGTATCCGGGTAAATACGATTGCCCCTGGTTTGATTGCGACTCCCATGCTTTTAAATATGCCCCAAGAGGTTCAGCAAAGTCTTGCTGACACGGTACCATTTCCCAAGCGATTAGGAAAACCGGAAGAATATGCAGCGCTTGTGCTGCATATTATTGAAAACAGCATGCTCAATGGAGAAGTTATCCGTTTGGACGGGGCGCTACGTATGCAACCAAAATAA
- a CDS encoding recombination-associated protein RdgC produces MWFSNALIFQYDFDKPFDLTTALANESLKPCPPHARFIYGWLPAHADELVQEVAGSMLICLGKEERLLPRSVIHKMLAERVQTWESQQGRTMKRAEKAQLAEELEFELLPKSFCLQKRMFALLDTVSKRLIINTASNNQAAQLTALLRKSLPGISIEPLQYSENLSHHFAEWINHPTTLSSAFQLASDCLLFSPDDEKKRFNCKGYELPAEEILTLLSQGLAPAEISLIWNERIQFTLTHDFTLKRIKCLDYLLDEFNEIGQLEEDYQQQDAALTLLAGELRSLINDLLEVSKQPQPIEPHSSVKHPELELTI; encoded by the coding sequence ATGTGGTTTAGTAATGCCTTAATATTTCAGTATGATTTTGACAAACCTTTTGATTTAACAACTGCTTTAGCCAATGAATCCCTAAAGCCATGCCCACCTCATGCACGCTTTATTTATGGTTGGCTACCCGCCCATGCCGATGAGTTGGTTCAGGAAGTTGCAGGATCCATGCTCATTTGCCTTGGAAAAGAAGAACGACTATTGCCAAGAAGCGTTATCCATAAGATGCTTGCTGAACGGGTTCAAACCTGGGAATCTCAGCAAGGCAGAACCATGAAGCGTGCAGAAAAAGCGCAACTCGCAGAAGAGCTGGAATTTGAATTGCTTCCCAAATCTTTCTGTTTACAAAAGCGAATGTTTGCTTTATTGGATACCGTCAGCAAACGATTAATCATCAATACAGCAAGTAATAACCAGGCAGCACAACTCACTGCTCTTTTACGTAAATCCCTTCCTGGCATCAGTATCGAACCTTTACAATATAGTGAAAATTTATCTCATCATTTTGCCGAATGGATAAATCATCCAACGACTTTATCTTCCGCCTTTCAATTAGCCTCAGATTGCCTTTTATTCTCACCGGATGACGAAAAAAAGCGTTTTAATTGCAAAGGATATGAATTGCCTGCGGAAGAAATTTTAACCCTCTTATCGCAAGGATTAGCACCTGCTGAAATTTCGTTAATCTGGAATGAGCGCATTCAGTTTACTTTAACTCATGATTTTACTTTAAAACGCATCAAATGCCTGGATTATTTGCTGGATGAATTTAATGAAATTGGCCAACTTGAAGAAGACTATCAGCAACAAGATGCAGCATTAACACTACTTGCCGGTGAATTAAGATCATTGATTAATGATTTACTGGAGGTATCCAAACAACCTCAACCAATCGAACCACACTCATCTGTAAAACATCCTGAGTTAGAACTTACTATTTAG
- a CDS encoding DUF6691 family protein, translated as MYSLMAFLCGLIFGLGLTVSNMINPNKVLNFLDVFGNWDPTLLVVMAAALLITVPGYQFILKLNKPMFDKQFYMPKKINIEKHLIIGSMIFGIGWGLSGYCPGPGIAALSTWAVDPLYFVIGLLIGSLTFFGFFKQ; from the coding sequence ATGTATTCCTTGATGGCGTTTTTATGCGGTTTAATTTTTGGTTTAGGCCTAACGGTCTCAAATATGATTAACCCTAATAAGGTCTTAAATTTTTTAGACGTATTTGGAAATTGGGATCCCACCTTATTGGTGGTCATGGCGGCCGCTTTGCTGATTACCGTACCTGGATATCAATTCATTTTAAAACTAAATAAACCGATGTTTGATAAACAATTTTATATGCCTAAAAAAATAAACATTGAGAAACATCTAATAATTGGCAGTATGATTTTCGGCATTGGCTGGGGTTTATCTGGTTATTGTCCTGGCCCAGGTATTGCGGCTTTATCCACCTGGGCGGTGGATCCTCTTTATTTTGTCATTGGGCTACTGATAGGCTCTCTGACTTTTTTCGGATTTTTTAAGCAATAA
- a CDS encoding IS66 family transposase zinc-finger binding domain-containing protein, which yields MLTCPDCYGSLVSTPVIGIVKRQVFDIPPPKIEVTEHQAEVKYCECCNKTITAAFPAGVLAPVQYGEVIRS from the coding sequence TTGCTAACATGCCCGGATTGTTATGGTTCATTAGTTTCAACGCCGGTGATTGGAATTGTGAAGCGCCAGGTTTTTGATATTCCACCACCCAAAATTGAAGTCACGGAACATCAGGCTGAAGTAAAATATTGCGAGTGCTGTAATAAAACGATAACAGCAGCATTTCCTGCAGGTGTTCTTGCCCCTGTCCAATACGGTGAAGTTATTCGTAGTTGA
- a CDS encoding YeeE/YedE family protein — translation MDYLTFFTPLRGFIGGILIGLSAVLFLWLNGRIAGMSGLIHGLCPPKKLFEFWRLTFLLGLITGGLSFYLLLAVQFTLRSHYPVYLLLLGGFCVGFGTRMGQGCTSGHGVCGIARFSKRSIVATFTFIISAMITVFILRHILGVY, via the coding sequence ATGGATTATCTGACTTTTTTTACTCCTTTGCGCGGATTTATTGGGGGTATTTTAATTGGACTTAGTGCTGTCTTGTTTTTATGGTTAAACGGCCGTATTGCAGGCATGAGTGGTTTGATTCATGGCCTTTGTCCTCCCAAAAAATTGTTCGAATTCTGGCGTTTGACTTTTTTATTAGGATTAATCACGGGAGGCTTGAGCTTTTATCTATTGCTCGCAGTTCAATTTACATTACGAAGTCATTATCCAGTTTATCTGTTGCTTTTAGGGGGTTTTTGTGTTGGTTTTGGTACAAGAATGGGGCAAGGTTGTACATCTGGACACGGTGTATGTGGCATTGCAAGATTTTCAAAACGCTCCATTGTTGCCACATTCACGTTCATTATTTCGGCCATGATAACCGTTTTTATACTTAGACATATCCTTGGAGTGTACTGA
- the flgM gene encoding flagellar biosynthesis anti-sigma factor FlgM, whose product MNQIDDLNTLKNMDAKSPRQMLDAFMQSLSFDDTVKQIAALKAMIFNVPDINQAKIQFIKEEIAAGRYQIQSTRIAQKLTEYNQSMKEPEIA is encoded by the coding sequence ATGAACCAAATTGATGATTTGAACACCCTAAAAAACATGGATGCCAAGTCGCCCCGTCAAATGCTCGATGCTTTTATGCAATCCTTAAGCTTTGATGATACTGTTAAACAAATCGCTGCATTGAAGGCGATGATTTTTAATGTTCCAGACATCAATCAGGCAAAAATTCAATTCATTAAAGAAGAAATAGCGGCTGGCAGATATCAAATCCAAAGCACAAGAATTGCCCAAAAATTAACAGAATACAATCAAAGCATGAAAGAACCTGAAATTGCCTAA
- a CDS encoding class I SAM-dependent rRNA methyltransferase — MKKPTVYLHPAKQSALHRGHPWIFPKAIKRQAGNPETGQLVDVCSDESEYLATGIYNEHSLYRVRILTRAFESIHHESIVEIVLQRLRQAASLRRNLGLPNVLTNAYRLFNSEADGLSGLTIDRFNDVCVVSSSAYWVEANKESICAGIQGICPKDRIIWLPQIKALAQDGWESAVQESISDSEQIMEAGIRFQVDFSNTQKTGLFLDQRENHQRISALAQGKRVLDLYTYTGGFALHAAKGGAVAVTAVDSSEQAIILARRNAQLNHIDNIEFIKADARDYLAKAGEYDLVILDPPKLVPSRQHLQRAKNYYRYLHKETIKAMRSGSLLLTCNCSSALSTSEFTELVSQQAMAVGKTIRTLGVYGPASCHPTLTAFPEGQYLTAALFAIF, encoded by the coding sequence GTGAAGAAACCAACCGTTTATCTCCATCCTGCCAAACAATCGGCGTTGCATCGAGGACATCCCTGGATTTTCCCCAAAGCCATTAAAAGACAGGCCGGAAACCCTGAAACGGGTCAATTGGTGGATGTATGTAGTGATGAGAGTGAGTATTTGGCAACAGGAATTTATAATGAACATTCACTTTACCGAGTCCGTATATTAACACGAGCGTTTGAAAGCATTCATCATGAATCCATTGTTGAGATTGTTTTGCAGCGTTTACGTCAGGCTGCGTCATTACGGCGAAATCTTGGGCTGCCGAACGTTTTAACCAATGCTTATCGGCTTTTCAACAGCGAGGCTGATGGTTTATCCGGTCTTACCATTGACCGTTTTAATGACGTGTGTGTTGTCTCCAGTTCAGCCTATTGGGTAGAAGCAAATAAGGAAAGCATTTGCGCAGGAATTCAAGGGATTTGTCCTAAAGACCGAATCATCTGGTTGCCCCAAATAAAAGCGCTTGCACAAGATGGTTGGGAGAGTGCTGTTCAGGAAAGCATATCAGACAGTGAACAAATCATGGAGGCGGGGATACGTTTTCAGGTTGATTTCTCTAACACCCAAAAAACAGGGCTTTTTCTCGATCAACGTGAAAACCATCAGCGTATTTCTGCTCTTGCGCAAGGTAAACGAGTTCTGGATTTGTATACTTACACCGGGGGATTTGCTTTACATGCTGCGAAAGGAGGAGCCGTTGCTGTAACAGCGGTGGATAGTTCGGAGCAAGCTATTATACTTGCTCGACGCAATGCTCAATTAAATCATATTGATAATATTGAATTTATTAAAGCAGATGCCCGTGATTATTTAGCAAAAGCAGGGGAGTATGATTTGGTTATCCTTGACCCACCTAAACTCGTGCCTTCAAGACAACATTTGCAGCGTGCAAAAAATTATTATCGCTATTTGCACAAGGAAACAATAAAAGCGATGCGATCAGGTTCTTTATTGCTGACTTGTAACTGTTCTTCGGCTTTAAGCACCAGTGAATTTACCGAGCTGGTTAGTCAGCAGGCGATGGCAGTTGGCAAAACAATCAGAACGCTTGGGGTTTATGGGCCTGCAAGCTGTCATCCGACTTTAACGGCTTTTCCGGAAGGACAGTATTTAACAGCGGCATTGTTTGCTATCTTTTAG
- a CDS encoding amino acid ABC transporter permease → MDELNQSLLFIGKGIGLTLQLLTGSITIGLILGILWAICRYQGLAVPLINRFISIMRGTPLILQLSLVYFSTPAILGVKPSILVAGIITYGLNSSAYLAEILRAGIESLPKGQFEAAKTLHIPTFYVWKDIILPQVLKNIFPALVNELISLLKETALISTIGGMDLMRHAQALAAEQFTYFLPLTIAGAYYYGLVLLIETAGKRIEKRGQYVANY, encoded by the coding sequence ATGGATGAATTAAATCAAAGCCTCTTGTTTATTGGTAAGGGAATTGGATTAACGCTGCAATTATTAACCGGCAGTATTACGATTGGCTTAATACTCGGTATTTTATGGGCTATCTGCCGCTATCAAGGGTTGGCGGTTCCATTGATTAATCGTTTTATTTCCATTATGAGAGGAACCCCTTTAATTCTACAATTAAGTCTGGTTTATTTTTCCACTCCGGCCATTTTAGGAGTTAAACCCAGCATTTTGGTTGCTGGCATTATTACCTACGGTTTAAACAGTTCTGCTTATTTGGCGGAGATTTTACGGGCGGGAATTGAAAGTTTGCCGAAAGGACAATTTGAAGCAGCGAAAACATTGCACATTCCTACCTTTTATGTGTGGAAAGACATTATTTTACCTCAAGTATTGAAAAATATTTTTCCAGCGCTGGTGAATGAATTGATTTCCTTACTAAAAGAAACAGCCTTAATTTCCACCATTGGCGGCATGGATTTAATGCGCCATGCGCAAGCATTGGCAGCAGAACAATTTACTTATTTTTTACCGCTGACCATCGCTGGAGCCTATTATTATGGGCTGGTTTTATTGATTGAAACCGCAGGAAAACGAATTGAAAAAAGAGGCCAATATGTTGCAAATTATTGA
- a CDS encoding CBS domain-containing protein, whose amino-acid sequence MKVGEFCNREVIVIYSDESVMTAAKLMRKHHVGNVILVEKHDDFRKPIGIITDRDLVIEVMVPKISPEDLVVRDLITGPLLTIGEEDSLYDALDLMRIKGIRRLPVIGKQGELVGIITIDDITDLLTEMLGRVAGVVEQQRHIETLSRS is encoded by the coding sequence ATGAAGGTAGGCGAATTTTGTAATCGTGAAGTTATCGTCATTTATAGTGACGAATCGGTCATGACTGCAGCCAAGCTGATGCGTAAACATCATGTAGGGAATGTGATTTTAGTGGAAAAACACGATGATTTTCGTAAGCCCATTGGAATTATTACAGATAGAGATCTGGTGATAGAAGTCATGGTCCCTAAAATTTCCCCTGAAGATCTGGTTGTCCGGGATTTGATTACGGGGCCGCTGTTAACCATAGGAGAGGAAGACAGTTTGTACGACGCTCTTGATTTGATGCGGATTAAAGGCATTCGTCGATTACCGGTCATTGGGAAACAAGGGGAATTGGTTGGCATCATAACCATCGATGATATCACCGATTTATTGACAGAGATGCTTGGACGTGTCGCGGGTGTTGTTGAACAGCAGCGTCATATAGAGACTTTATCAAGAAGTTAA
- a CDS encoding DNA-3-methyladenine glycosylase, with translation MQKLNREFYNRDTVLVAQGLLGKLLVHQTGHLIRIGRIVEVEAYLGSHDLAAHSAKGITKRTQVMFGPPGYAYVYLIYGLHYCMNVVTEEEGNGCAVLLRALEPVVNIDSRTQGPGLLCKAMDINKKLNGHDLLSDDFFIAAMRDEPSITIVKKPRIGVSYAKHWARRLLRFYIKGNSFVSKP, from the coding sequence ATGCAAAAACTGAATCGCGAATTTTATAACAGAGATACCGTATTGGTTGCTCAAGGATTACTTGGCAAATTATTAGTGCATCAAACAGGACACTTAATACGTATTGGCCGAATTGTAGAGGTAGAAGCCTATCTTGGTAGCCATGATTTGGCAGCTCATTCGGCAAAAGGGATTACGAAGCGTACTCAGGTCATGTTTGGCCCTCCAGGTTATGCTTATGTTTATTTAATTTACGGTCTTCATTATTGTATGAATGTGGTGACTGAAGAGGAAGGGAATGGATGTGCAGTGTTATTGCGTGCACTTGAGCCTGTGGTTAACATCGATAGCCGTACTCAGGGTCCTGGGTTATTGTGCAAAGCGATGGATATTAATAAAAAATTAAATGGTCATGATTTATTAAGCGATGATTTTTTTATTGCTGCAATGCGCGATGAGCCAAGCATTACTATCGTCAAAAAACCAAGAATTGGAGTTTCTTACGCTAAACACTGGGCAAGAAGATTATTAAGATTTTATATTAAAGGAAATTCTTTTGTATCCAAACCATGA
- a CDS encoding GIY-YIG nuclease family protein, whose translation MHTESCVYLLTNKHNNVLYTGVTNDLIRRVYEHKNKLVAGFTQKYNVDRLVYFEVCSGIVMTIEREKQIKGWSRKKKHDLINALNPEWNDLYPSLL comes from the coding sequence ATGCATACGGAGTCTTGCGTTTACCTTCTGACCAATAAACACAATAATGTTTTGTATACCGGTGTTACCAATGATTTGATACGCCGTGTTTATGAACACAAAAATAAACTGGTGGCTGGATTTACCCAAAAATACAATGTGGATCGGCTGGTTTATTTTGAAGTTTGTTCAGGCATCGTCATGACTATTGAGCGAGAAAAACAAATCAAAGGGTGGTCTCGAAAAAAGAAGCATGATTTGATTAATGCATTGAATCCTGAATGGAACGATTTGTATCCATCGCTACTTTAA
- a CDS encoding DUF6444 domain-containing protein has product MKDHEQIITTLLAKIAELEKIVEQQAARIAELEKRLNKNSSNSSKPPVK; this is encoded by the coding sequence ATGAAAGACCATGAACAAATCATCACAACGCTTTTGGCAAAGATTGCTGAACTGGAAAAAATCGTAGAACAGCAAGCTGCACGAATAGCAGAGCTGGAAAAACGACTGAACAAGAATAGCAGCAACAGCTCAAAGCCCCCCGTCAAGTGA
- a CDS encoding SGNH/GDSL hydrolase family protein — translation MKAKKISHFIMMGDSLSDRGTLDHRYLLGCIPMASLSGLSKHSPLGRFTNGLAWSDFISAMIADEFLIEEAEERDQETGEHREERDATDIADDIITHSDSRRKTPADALKPSEIADEILADDPRIRKLAKYSYFLNDDRFVRYQGRDLVRNYDEGGLTAHDYSWMPSTSVSRFVSRIILSKLATMRDKLLAYDRDHELSRKHKAETLVLEWSGANDLITVNAHPSKEEVDRAIKDRIINAEQMIKNGYRHFVLFNLPDLSLTPRYQAKSQEERDNAHACSLYFNEQLAKACKELAETYPHCSVEVFDVGSLFTEIYQHPEEHGFDPAKLRTPYTESEDFKINPDRTSPATGYMFWDDVHPTADLHALLAERFYEKYSQEFHFSEPQEETLEKEELDISEEALRASFIRKYESKLQAEQSGFFGSFRRSHINFRQASLKEILAHALYGGGHRTHAVITELKWIDAAGNLDLNIPVLKKAKEDLDFERSQQQGMALGH, via the coding sequence ATGAAAGCTAAAAAAATTTCTCATTTTATTATGATGGGCGATAGTCTTTCTGATAGGGGTACGTTAGACCATCGTTATTTGTTGGGCTGTATTCCCATGGCATCTTTGAGTGGGTTAAGCAAACATTCTCCGTTAGGCCGTTTTACAAATGGATTGGCCTGGAGTGATTTTATCAGTGCAATGATCGCGGATGAATTTTTAATCGAGGAAGCGGAAGAACGCGATCAAGAAACGGGAGAGCATCGAGAAGAGCGTGATGCTACGGATATTGCCGATGATATCATTACTCATTCGGATTCTCGTCGTAAAACGCCTGCGGATGCGTTGAAGCCTTCTGAAATTGCCGATGAAATTTTGGCAGATGATCCGCGTATAAGAAAATTGGCCAAGTATTCCTATTTTTTAAACGATGACCGTTTTGTTCGTTATCAGGGACGTGATCTTGTCCGTAATTATGATGAAGGTGGGTTGACCGCTCATGATTACAGTTGGATGCCCAGCACCAGTGTGAGCCGATTTGTAAGCCGAATCATTTTATCTAAGCTGGCAACGATGCGTGATAAATTACTGGCGTATGATCGAGACCATGAATTGTCAAGAAAGCATAAAGCAGAAACTCTTGTGCTTGAGTGGTCTGGAGCAAATGATTTAATTACGGTGAATGCTCACCCATCAAAAGAAGAAGTTGATCGCGCTATTAAAGATCGCATCATCAATGCAGAACAGATGATTAAAAACGGCTATCGTCATTTTGTCTTATTTAATCTTCCTGATCTTTCGTTGACTCCACGATATCAGGCTAAAAGCCAGGAAGAGCGTGATAATGCTCATGCATGCTCTTTGTATTTTAACGAACAATTAGCCAAAGCATGTAAGGAGTTGGCAGAAACCTATCCTCATTGTTCGGTGGAAGTGTTTGATGTAGGCTCTTTATTTACCGAGATTTATCAACATCCTGAAGAGCATGGTTTTGATCCAGCAAAACTTAGAACACCATACACGGAGTCAGAGGATTTTAAAATCAATCCTGACCGTACTTCACCAGCCACAGGATATATGTTTTGGGATGATGTTCATCCAACGGCTGATCTGCATGCGTTATTAGCTGAGCGTTTTTACGAAAAATACAGTCAAGAATTCCATTTTTCAGAACCGCAGGAAGAAACACTGGAAAAGGAAGAGTTAGACATCAGCGAAGAGGCGCTGAGGGCATCTTTTATTCGAAAATATGAAAGTAAATTGCAGGCGGAACAATCCGGTTTTTTTGGCAGTTTCAGACGTAGTCATATCAATTTCAGACAAGCAAGTCTTAAAGAAATATTGGCGCATGCATTATATGGTGGGGGGCATCGTACACATGCAGTCATCACCGAATTAAAATGGATAGATGCAGCGGGTAACCTGGATTTGAATATCCCTGTACTGAAAAAAGCAAAAGAAGACCTAGATTTTGAGCGCTCTCAACAACAAGGCATGGCGCTTGGTCACTAG
- the tnpC gene encoding IS66 family transposase: MYYQYQHFIPEDRLQQLFYDLYGIQLATATRTGYNRIAFDTLASFEESVLSAVKTAAVKNLDETGFRVAGKTQWLHVASTKTATYYHISPKRKSLLDGLSGTVIHDHWKSYYNLGGVEHALCNQHHLRELKAITEHDKEPWAQAMTRLLRVALRCRHFNAHHAIPVARIKRLTNIYKKIIRDGLAYHETLPPLPCKGKQGRQPRRTGHNLLWRLFHYKQDVLRFLHDLAVPFTNNDAERDLRMMKCKQKISGGFRTAQGAEQFARIRGFISTIHKQGLSIISSIQSIFSGTIPVLSGI, from the coding sequence GTGTATTATCAATATCAGCATTTTATTCCAGAAGACAGGCTGCAACAGTTGTTTTATGACCTGTACGGAATTCAACTGGCTACTGCAACACGGACTGGATATAACCGGATTGCCTTTGATACATTGGCATCATTTGAAGAATCGGTATTGTCTGCAGTCAAAACTGCTGCCGTAAAAAACCTGGATGAAACAGGGTTTCGTGTGGCCGGAAAAACACAATGGTTGCATGTGGCATCGACTAAAACGGCAACTTATTATCACATATCTCCAAAACGAAAATCATTACTGGATGGCCTTTCAGGTACCGTCATTCATGATCACTGGAAAAGTTATTACAATTTGGGAGGTGTGGAGCATGCCCTATGCAACCAGCATCACTTGCGTGAATTAAAAGCAATAACCGAGCATGACAAAGAACCATGGGCACAGGCTATGACCCGACTATTACGTGTTGCTCTTCGCTGTCGTCATTTTAATGCACATCATGCAATACCTGTTGCTCGCATCAAGCGGTTGACCAACATCTACAAGAAGATTATTCGAGATGGGCTGGCGTATCATGAAACGCTGCCGCCATTGCCATGCAAAGGCAAACAGGGTCGACAACCTCGACGGACAGGTCACAACCTCTTGTGGCGTTTATTTCATTACAAACAAGACGTTTTACGGTTTCTTCATGATCTGGCAGTTCCATTTACCAATAATGATGCTGAGCGTGATTTACGAATGATGAAATGCAAACAAAAAATATCCGGTGGTTTTCGGACCGCTCAAGGCGCTGAACAATTTGCTCGTATCCGAGGATTTATCAGTACGATCCATAAACAAGGATTAAGCATTATCAGTTCCATCCAATCTATATTTTCTGGTACTATCCCTGTGTTATCAGGAATCTGA